In Macadamia integrifolia cultivar HAES 741 chromosome 5, SCU_Mint_v3, whole genome shotgun sequence, a single window of DNA contains:
- the LOC122079757 gene encoding serpin-ZX-like isoform X1 has product MDFRQSISSQTSFSLEIAKNVLLNEAKDSNIVFSPLSIHVVLSLIAAGSKGPTLDQMLSFLRSKSNGELNSFASEIVSKVLTDGSQSGGPRLSFANGVWMDKSLPLKASFKEIVDKVYKAVSMPVDFQAKAVEVANEVNSWADKETNGLIKEVLPPGSVDCSTRLIFANALYFKGAWNQNFDASKTNDYDFYLVDGSSVHVPFMTSKKKQYVRAYDGFKVLRLPYKQGEDKRCFSMYFFLPDAKDRLPGLVEKLTSELGFLDRYLPSEAVKVGSFRIPRFKISFGFESSEVLKGLGLVLPFAGGLTEMVDSPLGQNLAVSSIFQKSFIEVNEEGTEAAAASAGVITLNSIRLPTNVIDFVADHPFIYLIREEMTGVVLFIGHVLNPLQAA; this is encoded by the exons ATGGATTTCCGACAATCGATTAGCAGCCAAACCAGTTTCTCTTTAGAAATTGCGAAGAACGTCTTGTTGAATGAAGCGAAAGACTCCAACATTGTGTTCTCCCCCTTATCGATCCATGTTGTTCTGAGCTTAATCGCTGCGGGTTCCAAAGGTCCAACCCTTGATCAGATGCTTTCTTTTCTGAGGTCGAAGAGCAATGGAGAGCTCAATTCGTTTGCTTCCGAGATTGTCAGCAAGGTCTTGACCGATGGTAGCCAAAGTGGTGGGCCGCGATTGAGCTTTGCAAATGGTGTTTGGATGGACAAGTCTCTTCCTTTGAAGGCTTCTTTCAAAGAGATTGTTGATAAAGTTTACAAGGCAGTTTCTATGCCGGTTGATTTTCAGGCAAAG GCTGTTGAAGTAGCCAATGAAGTGAATTCATGGGCTGACAAGGAGACAAATGGGCTTATCAAGGAGGTTCTTCCTCCAGGATCAGTTGACTGCTCGACCAGACTAATCTTTGCAAATGCACTCTATTTTAAGGGAGCCTGGAATCAGAACTTTGATGCATCCAAAACCAATGACTATGATTTCTACCTTGTAGACGGAAGCTCAGTTCATGTCCCATTCATGACCAGCAAGAAAAAGCAATATGTTCGTGCTTATGATGGTTTCAAAGTCCTCAGGCTTCCTTATAAACAAGGGGAAGATAAGAGGTGTTTCTCCATGTACTTCTTCCTACCAGACGCAAAAGATAGGCTTCCAGGTTTGGTAGAGAAGTTGACTTCAGAACTTGGGTTCTTAGATCGATATCTCCCATCTGAAGCAGTCAAAGTGGGGAGTTTCAGGATTCCAAGGTTCAAGATTTCATTCGGGTTTGAATCATCTGAAGTTCTGAAAGGTTTAGGATTGGTGTTGCCCTTCGCTGGTGGTCTGACAGAGATGGTGGATTCACCTCTGGGCCAGAACCTCGCTGTCTCCAGCATATTCCAGAAATCCTTTATTGAAGTCAACGAGGAAGGTACTgaagctgctgctgcttctgctGGTGTGATAACTCTTAATTCCATACGGCTTCCAACTAATGTGATCGACTTTGTGGCCGATCACCCATTCATATACCTGATCAGAGAAGAAATGACTGGAGTTGTGCTGTTCATTGGGCATGTCCTGAATCCCTTGCAGGCTGCTTAA
- the LOC122079757 gene encoding serpin-ZX-like isoform X2: MDFRQSISSQTSFSLEIAKNVLLNEAKDSNIVFSPLSIHVVLSLIAAGSKGPTLDQMLSFLRSKSNGELNSFASEIVSKVLTDGSQSGGPRLSFANGVWMDKSLPLKASFKEIVDKVYKAVSMPVDFQAKAVEVANEVNLWAEKETNGLIKEVLPPGSVDSSTRLIFANALYFKGAWNENFDASKTKDYDFYLLDGSSVHVPFMTSKKKQYVLACDGFKVLRLPYKQGEDKRCFSMYFFLPDAKHGLPGLVEKVSSELGFLDRHLPSEAVKVGDFRIPRFKISFGFESSEVLKGLGLVLPFSGGLTETVDSPLGQNLFVSSIFHKSFIEVNEEGTEAAAASAAVMTFEFMRLPINVIDFVADHPFMYLIREEMTGVVLFIGHVLNPLQAA, translated from the exons ATGGATTTCCGACAATCGATTAGCAGCCAAACCAGTTTCTCTTTAGAAATTGCGAAGAACGTCTTGTTGAATGAAGCGAAAGACTCCAACATTGTGTTCTCCCCCTTATCGATCCATGTTGTTCTGAGCTTAATCGCTGCGGGTTCCAAAGGTCCAACCCTTGATCAGATGCTTTCTTTTCTGAGGTCGAAGAGCAATGGAGAGCTCAATTCGTTTGCTTCCGAGATTGTCAGCAAGGTCTTGACCGATGGTAGCCAAAGTGGTGGGCCGCGATTGAGCTTTGCAAATGGTGTTTGGATGGACAAGTCTCTTCCTTTGAAGGCTTCTTTCAAAGAGATTGTTGATAAAGTTTACAAGGCAGTTTCTATGCCGGTTGATTTTCAGGCAAAG GCTGTCGAAGTGGCCAATGAAGTGAATTTATGGGCTGAAAAGGAGACAAATGGGCTTATCAAAGAGGTTCTTCCTCCAGGATCAGTTGACAGCTCGACCAGACTAATCTTTGCAAATGCACTCTATTTTAAGGGAGCCTGGAATGAGAACTTTGATGCATCCAAAACAAAAGACTATGACTTCTATCTTCTAGATGGAAGCTCAGTTCATGTCCCATTCATGACCAGCAAGAAAAAGCAATATGTTCTTGCTTGTGATGGTTTCAAAGTTCTCAGGCTTCCTTATAAACAAGGGGAAGATAAGAGGTGTTTCTCCATGTACTTCTTCCTACCAGATGCAAAACATGGGCTTCCAGGTTTGGTAGAGAAGGTGTCTTCAGAACTTGGGTTCTTAGATCGCCATCTCCCATCTGAAGCGGTCAAAGTGGGTGATTTCAGGATTCCGAGGTTCAAGATTTCATTCGGGTTTGAATCATCTGAAGTTCTGAAAGGCTTAGGATTGGTGTTGCCCTTCTCTGGTGGTCTGACAGAGACGGTGGATTCACCTCTGGGCCAGAACCTCTTTGTCTCCAGCATATTCCATAAGTCCTTTATTGAAGTCAATGAGGAAGGTACTGAAGCCGCTGCTGCTTCTGCTGCTGTGATGACTTTTGAATTTATGCGGCTTCCAATTAATGTGATTGACTTTGTGGCCGATCACCCATTCATGTACCTGATCAGAGAAGAAATGACTGGAGTTGTGCTGTTCATCGGGCATGTCCTGAATCCCTTGCAGGCTGCTTAA
- the LOC122078471 gene encoding nucleobase-ascorbate transporter 3-like, producing the protein MVETNEPPQVVPPPPSLAAPRGGPVFPPAEQLNQLHYCIHSNPSWPETVLLAFQHYIVMLGTTVMISSLIVPQMGGDNKDKARVIQTMLFMAGINTLLQTFLGTRLPTVMSASSAYMIPVMSIVNDFSNSVFTDEHEVCRTQSAALDYIYWICAY; encoded by the exons ATGGTAGAGACGAACGAACCTCCACAGGTGGTGCCACCACCTCCATCACTTGCAGCACCAAGAGGTGGTCCTGTCTTTCCCCCAGCAGAGCAGCTTAACCAGCTTCATTACTGCATCCACTCCAATCCTTCATGGC CGGAAACGGTTCTTCTGGCTTTCCAACATTATATTGTGATGCTCGGAACTACGGTCatgatttcttctcttattGTTCCTCAAATGGGTGGAGACAAT AAAGATAAAGCCCGTGTGATTCAGACAATGCTATTCATGGCTGGAATCAATACACTTCTTCAAACATTTCTTGGGACGCGACTTCCTACAGTGATGAGTGCATCCTCTGCATATATGATACCAGTTATGTCTATTGTCAATGATTTCTCTAATAGTGTCTTCACAGATGAGCATGAGGTATGTAGAACACAAAGTGCGGCACTTGATTATATTTATTGGATATGTGCTTATTAA